A window of Juglans regia cultivar Chandler chromosome 7, Walnut 2.0, whole genome shotgun sequence contains these coding sequences:
- the LOC109019524 gene encoding uncharacterized protein LOC109019524 produces MLSIARQGTSAFAALCKGGKMLQDVVQPPEQLPLDEIFDFSDLELFPDQNLQNSEGTSSSNCCYEENSYTTNLSLPPDIDTNLNGYQDNNGNSNTTYNPAPTTTNTSTATTATTSNITANNSSNLSIIFGSQEEIDNDISASIDFSPSPPFSVPPYLTIQHDQFDFSSVQPQIPISDAVVDGFSQYPADPVAPLMGASLPAVYKEDCLSSVPSYVSLNPSSPSCSFLGPALGTYMPAGAMNAAALSADSSGIFGGTILMGSDLQPQELDYQGDNGGIYYSDSMQRVFNSGDLQALTTESQQLVGKAGSSTPLASDISSLEDSTYKVGKLSVEQRKEKIHRYLKKRNERNFSKKIKYACRKTLADSRPRVRGRFAKNDDFGEALRPACSNHEEDDEDEVVVKEEDDLVDSSDIFSHISGVNSFKCSYPIQSWI; encoded by the exons ATGCTTTCCATTGCTCGACAGGGAACTTCGGCTTTCGCGGCCTTGTGTAAAGGTGGTAAGATGTTGCAGGACGTGGTTCAGCCACCGGAGCAGCTTCCCCTT GATGAAATTTTTGATTTTAGTGACCTAGAGCTTTTCCCTGATCAGAACTTGCAGAATTCTGAGGGTACTTCTAGCTCCAACTGTTGTTATGAAGAAAACTCCTATACCACAAATCTCTCCTTACCTCCAGATATAGACACTAACTTGAACGGCTACCAAGATAATAATGGCAATTCTAACACAACGTACAACCCTGCCCCCACAACCACCAACACCAGCACTGCCACCACAGCCACCACCTCAAACATTACCGCCAACAACAGTAGCAATCTGTCTATAATCTTTGGTTCCCAGGAGGAAATTGACAATGATATATCTGCTTCCATCGACTTTTCTCCATCCCCTCCCTTCTCTGTTCCACCGTATCTTACAATCCAACATGATCAATTTGATTTCTCTTCAGTGCAGCCTCAAATTCCTATATCAGATGCTGTTGTTGATGGGTTCTCACAGTATCCTGCTGACCCAGTTGCACCTCTTATGGGGGCTTCCTTACCAGCCGTTTACAAAGAGGATTGTTTGTCCTCAGTGCCATCTTATGTGTCTTTGAACCCTTCATCtccttcttgttcttttcttggCCCTGCTTTGGGAACATACATGCCTGCAGGAGCCATGAATGCTGCAGCATTATCTGCTGATAGCTCTGGGATTTTCGGTGGAACCATTCTTATGGGTTCTGACCTGCAACCACAAGAATTGGATTATCAAGGAGACAACGGTGGAATTTACTATTCAGATTCCATGCAGCGGGTTTTCAACTCTGGAGACCTTCAG gcACTTACTACTGAGAGTCAGCAACTCGTGGGTAAGGCTGGGAGTTCTACTCCATTAGCATCGGATATTTCAAGTCTGGAAGACTCAACTTACAAAGTAGGAAAACTCTCTGTCGAACAGAGGAAAGAGAAGATCCATAGGTACCTGAAGAAGAGGAATGAGAGGAACTTCAGCAAGAAAATAAag TATGCCTGCCGCAAAACACTAGCAGACAGCCGACCCCGAGTCAGAGGAAGATTTGCAAAGAATGATGACTTTGGAGAGGCCCTTAGGCCTGCTTGTAGCAATCATGAAGAGGATGACGAGGATGAA GTAGTTgtgaaagaagaagatgatctagTTGATTCTTCAgatatcttttctcatattagTGGAGTGAACTCCTTTAAATGCAGCTATCCAATACAATCCTGGATCTGA